A region of the Paenibacillus sp. J23TS9 genome:
ACTAGAAATGGAGGCAAGCACAAAATGAATAAATCCATTCGTAAAGCGGCCGTCATCGGTTCTGGAATCATGGGTTCCGGCATCGCGGCACATCTGGCCAACGTCGGAATTCCGTGCTTACTGCTCGACATGGTACCCAAACAGCTGACGGAAGAAGAGACGGCAAAAGGCTTGACCCTCGAAAACCCGGCCGTGAGAAACAGGCTTGCGTCATCGGCGATTGCCAAGCTGGCCAAGACCAAACCGGCTCCGCTCTTTGACAATTCGTTCGCAGACCGGATCACGCCAGGCAATTTGGATGATCATCTATCCCAGCTTGCCCAGGTGGACTGGATCATCGAGGTCGTGGTAGAGAATCTGGAAGTGAAGAAAGGACTGCTTCAAAAAATTGAAGGCGTCTGGACACCAGGAACCATTGTCAGCTCCAACACATCGGGGATTTCCATCAACGATATGGCAGCAGATTGCAATGAAAACTTCAAAAAGCATTTTATGGGGACGCATTTCTTCAACCCGCCTAGATATATGAAGCTTCTCGAAATCATCCCCGGCGATCATACCGACCCGGAGCTTGTGATCTTTATGAAGGGCTTCTGCGAGAAGGTATTGGGAAAGGGCGTCGTGCTTGCCAAAGATACCCCGAATTTTATCGGCAACCGCATTGGAACCTACGGACTGCTTGTTACATTAAAGGAAATGACCGAGAACGGTTATACCGTGGAAGAAGTGGATGCCGTAACGGGTCCGGCTATGGGTCGGCCGAAGAGTGCAACTTTTCGTACGCTGGATCTGGTCGGATTGGACACCTTCGTACATGTCGCGGACAACGTATACAACAATGTGACTGATGAAAATGAACTTTCCGTCTTTACCGTACCGCTCGTGATGAAAAGCATGGTGGAAAAGGGCTGGCTTGGCGAGAAGTCTGGTCAAGGGTTTTATTTGAAGAAAAAAAATGCCGGCGGCAGCGAAATCCTAGCGCTTGATCTGACAACGATGGACTATGTTCCGCAGAAAAAGCCAAAGTCGGCATCACTGGAAGCCGCCAAGCTGGCGAAAGGGGCCAAGGAGAAGACTAAAGCTATCCTGGCTGCCAAAGACCGCTACTCGGATCTGGCTTGGAATATTCTGAAACAGGTACTGATCTACTCTGCGGAAAAGGTCGGAGAAATCTCGGACTCCATCCAAGAGATTGATGATGCCATGAAATGGGGCTTCTCTTGGGAACTCGGCCCATTTGAAACCTGGGATGCGATTGGTCTGAAGCGTTCGGTAGAACGGATGGAAGCGGAAGGTTTGACCGTACCCGCATGGGTAAAGGATTGGATCGCAGCCGGCCATACATCCTTTTATAAACAAGAGGAAGGAAAGCTGTATTCCATTCATATCGGCTCTTCTGCATATAAAGAGGTCGAATTTGCTCCGGAAATCATCAATCTGCGGAGCTTGAAAGAACAGAATAAAATCATCAAAGGCAACAGCGGCGCAAGCCTAATAGATCTGGGAGATGGCGTAACTTGTCTGGAGTTCCATTCCCCGAACAATGCCATCGGCGAGGACATTCTGACCATGATCACCCAGAGCCTTGAAGAAGTCAGAAAAAATTATAAAGGTATGGTCATTGCCAACCAGGGACGTAACTTCTGCGTAGGTGCCAACATCATGCTGCTGCTGATGGAAGCCCAGGATGAAGAGTGGGATGAAATCAACGACATCATTCATTTATTCCAGAACACGATGTACAAAGTGAAACGCTTCGAAAAACCGGTAGTAGCTGCTCCTCACCGGATGTGCCTCGGCGGCGGGGTAGAAGCTTGCATGCCGGCCGACCAGGTGGTTGCTTCTGCTGAAACCTACTACGGTTTGGTTGAAGTTGGCGTAGGCCTGATTCCTGCAGGCGGAGGATGCAAAGAGTTCACGCTCCGTGCAAGCCAGCATGCGAACGTGCAGGGCGTTGACTTGCAGCCATATATCAATCACGTATTTCAAACTGTGGGAACGGCTACGGTTTCAAGCAGCGGATACGATGCGAAAAAACTGGGTTATCTTCGTCCTTCCGACCGTGTCGTGGCAAATCAGGACTTCTCCATTTATGAAGCCAAACAGTCCGTGCTGGGACTCGCTAATGCCGATTACAAGCCGATTCCGGAAGAAAAGATTTGTGTTGTCGGATCGGAAGGCAAGGCGGTTCTCCAGCTTGGAGCCATCGACATGAAACGCGGCGGATATATCAGTGATCATGATCTACTCATTGCCAAAAAGTTAGCGCATGTGCTGGCAGGTGGAGATGTTCCAGCCGGATCGCTTGTGACCGAGCAGTATATGCTCGATCTGGAGCGGGAAGCATTCCTAAGCTTGTGCGGGGAACCAAAAACTCAGCAGCGCATGCACCATATGCTGACCAAAGGCAAAGCACTCCGTAATTAACATCCCAGGGGAGGGTGAAATTGAAATGAGAGAAGCAGTAATCGTATCTATGGCCCGGACCGCAATCGGAAGAGCCAAAAAGGGCAGCTTGGCTCAGACCCGGGCGGATGATCTCGGGAAAGCCGTCCTGGAAGCGGTCATTGACCGTGCGCCAGGTCTTCAAAAGGAAGATGTGGAGGACATTATTATTGGCTGCGCCATGCCGGAAGGAGAACAAGGCCTGAACTTTGCCCGCATCATGTCGTTGTACGCAGGATTCCCGGTAACCGTACCGGCATTGACCATAAACCGTTTCTGTTCTTCAGGATTGCAATCGATCGCTTTCGCTGCGGAGCGCATCATGCTTGGGTCTGCGGATATACTCATCGCAGGCGGCGTGGAGAGCATGAGCCATGTACCCATGACAGGTTTTAAAGTTTCACCGAATCCAAAGCTGGTTGCCGAAATGCCTGAAGTTTATATCGGTATGGGTCATACAGCGGAAGAGGTTGCAGAACGTTTCAGCATTTCGAGGGAGGAGCAGGATCGATTCGCGGCCCGCTCCCATGAGAAGGCTGCAAAGGCTATTGCTGAGGGGAAATTCCTGGATGAGATTATTCCTGTACAGACTGAACTGAAAAGCGTGGATGGCAGAGGAAAGGTACAGACCAAATCCTTTACTTTCCAAGTAGATGAAGGCGTCCGCCCGGACACAACGCCGGAGGGACTCAGCAAGCTGAGACCCGCGTTTAAGCTGAACGGTACTGTCACTGCCGGCAATGCTTCCCAAACCAGTGACGGAGCAGCCGCAGTCGTTGTCATGAGCCGGGAAAAAGCGGATGCGCTTGGCCTGAAGCCGCTGGCAACCTTCCGATCTTTCGCACTGAGTGGTGTGGAGCCGGAGATTATGGGTGTCGGTCCGGTTAAGGCAATTCCCAAGGCACTGCAAATGGCGGGGATTACACAGGACGATGTGAAGATTTTTGAAATCAACGAAGCATTTGCTTCCCAGTGCGTGCACATCATCCGGGAACTTGGTATCGATGAAGATAAGGTCAATGTTAATGGCGGGGCGATTGCTCTGGGTCACCCGCTGGGCTGTACAGGAACGAAGCTGACGACAACACTGATTAATGAGCTGCGCCGTCAGGGTGGGGGATTCGGTGTCGTTTCGATGTGTATTGGCGGCGGAATGGGCGCAGCAGGTGTTTTTGAAGTATATCCTGAATAAAATGTGAAAAGGAGAGGTAGACATGAGCACAACAATGAACAAAGTGGTTGGTGGCAGTTACATTATCGAGGATACGGATTTCACTCAAATCGTAACGCCGGAGGACTTTACCGAAGAACACCGCATGATCGCGGAAACAACGGCTGAATTCGTTGCAGGAGAAATCGTTCCTCACGATGAAGAAATCGAGAAGCTAAATTATGAACTGACCGTGGACAAAATGCGTAAAGCCGGCGAGCTTGGACTATTGGGTGCTGATGTGCCTGAAGCTTACGGCGGACTTGGTCTGGATAAGGTCAGCTCCACACTGATCAATGAAAATCTGACGAAAGCCTCCGCATTTGCTCTCTCCATTGGGGCTCATGTCGGAATCGGAACGCTTCCCATCGTATACTTCGGTACGGAAGAACAGAAGCAGAAGTATCTGCCTCTCCTGGCCACTGGTGAAAAAATTGCTGCGTACTGCTTGACGGAGCCTTCTTCCGGTTCGGATGCGCTGGGTGCCAAAACAACAGCAACTTTATCCGATGACGGCGAGTATTACCTGTTAAACGGAACGAAGCAGTTTATCACGAATGCCGGTTTTGCAGACCTATTTATTGTGTATGCCAAAGTAAACGGCAAAGATTTCAGTACCTTTATCGTCGAACGCACCATGGAAGGCGTAAGTATTGGCCCGGAAGAGAAGAAGATGGGGATTAAAGGTTCCTCAACCTGCCAATTGATTCTGGAAGATGTAAAGGTCCCTGTAGAGAATCTGCTCTGGGAAGTCGGCAAGGGCCATCTTATCGCGTTTAACATCCTGAACATCGGGCGCTTCAAACTGGCAGCAGGCTGCGTAGGAGCATCCAAGGATACGATTGAGCTCGCTGCCGAATATGCGAATGAACGTACCCAATTCGGACGCAAAATTTCTTCGTTCCCGCTGCTGGGTAAAAAGCTCGCTGACATGAATACCAAGGCTTTTGTGCTCGAAAGCATGGTTTACCGTACTGCTGGGCTTTTTGATGTAGGTCTTGCTGATGTGGATCATAGCAGTCCGGAGGTTGGTTATCAGTCGGCCAAAGCGATTGCCGAGTACCAGTTGGAATGCTCCATTAATAAGGTCTTCGGCTCCGAGGTACTGGATTTTATCGTCGACGAAGGTGTGCAAATCCATGGCGGTTACGGATTTACCCAGGAGTACCGCGTAGAACGAAATTATCGTGATTCCCGCATCAACCGGATCTTTGAAGGTACAAACGAAATCAACCGTCTGCTCATTCCGGGAGCCCTGATCAAGAAAGCCATGAAGGGCGGGCTTCCTTTGATGCAAAAAGCAATGGCGCTCCAAAGCGAACTGATGGAGCCGATTCCGAACCAACTTTTTGACGGAACATTGGAACAGGAAGCCCATTTGCTCAAGATGTCAAAGAAGATTTTCCTCATGTGCGGTGCCGGAGCCGTTCAGAAATATCAATTAAAACTGGAGGATGAGCAGGAAATCCTGAGTGACCTCGCAGATATGATGATTTCAGTATTTGCAATGGAAAGTGCACTGCTGCGTACCCAGAAGATGATCGACCGTTCCGGAGAAGATAAAGCGAAGCTTGCCATTCAAATGACAACGGTATTTATCCATGAAGAATTCGCGAAAATTGAAAACTGGGCTAAAGAAGTGCTGGCAGCGATGGAATCCGGAGATACCCTCCGCACCCAGCTGTCCGTCCTGAAAAAGCTGGTCCGCAAATCGCCGATCGATGCGCTTGGCATCAAGCGTGAAATTGCAGCGAAGGTGATCGACGCAGAAGCTTACGTTTTGTAATATTGTGAGATGGGGTGGCCTGGATGACGAGTAATCCATGGTTAGATCAATATCCTGATGAGGTCCCGCACAGTTACGATTATCCCAAGCAAAACCTGGCTAAATTTTTAGTGGATTCCGCTGCATTATATCCCCAGCATATCGCACTTGATTTTATGGGGAAGAAAATAACCTATTCATCTTTACTGCAATCTGTATACCGCTTTGCGAACGCCCTGAATCAACTGGGCGTCCGCAAGGGGGAACGGATTGCAATCATGCTGCCGAATTGCCCGCAGGGAGTGATTGCCTATTACGGCACACTCCTTGTCGGCGGTATAGCAGTGATGACCAATCCGCTGTACGTGCCGCGTGAGATCGAGCATCAGCTCACGGATGCCGGCGCACGAATCATTGTTACGCTGGATGCATTGGTAGAGAGGGTCAAGAAAGCGATGGAACACCATCCGATGGACTATATGATTGTGACGTCCATTAAGGACTATTTGCCTTTTCCCAAGAATGTACTTTACCCCATCAAGGCGAAGAAGGACGGCATGGCGGCACAGGTGGAATATGGCCAGCGCGTGCTCCCGTTTCTTTCATTTTTGAAAAACTCCAGCGACGCTCCGTTCGAGGTTCCAGTAGATGCCGAGAATGACCTGGCATTGATCCAATATACAGGCGGAACGACCGGTTTCGCCAAGGGCGTCATGCTGACGCATATGAATCTGGTATCCAATACGATTCAAGCCCAGTTATGGTTCTACCGTTCCAAAATCGCACATGAAAAGTATTTGGCGGCACTGCCATTTTTTCATGTATTCGGTTTAACGGTGCTCCTCAATCAGGCCATGTATATTGCAGGTACGCTAATTCTGATACCGCGCTTTGAAATTAATGAAGTACTGAAGACGATCCATAAGAAGAAACCAACGGTATTCCCCGGTGCGCCGACGATGTACATTGCCGTCATACACCATCCGGAAGTCAGCAGCTTTGACCTATCCTCCATTCAGATTTGTATTAGCGGGGCAGCACCTCTGCCTGTCGAAGTGCAGGAACGATTCGAGAAATTGAGCGGAGGCAAGCTGACAGAAGGTTATGGATTGACCGAAGCTTCTCCGGTGACACATGCGAACAACATCTGGGAGAAGCGGAAAAGCGGCTCAATCGGGATCCCGTTTCCGGACACATCCGCAAAAATTGTGCATTCCGACACTGGCGAAGAAATGCCGCTGGGTGAAATCGGCGAACTGATCGTTAAGGGTCCGCAGGTCATGAAGGGATACTGGAATCGTCCGGATGATACGGAACGCACGCTACGTGATGGTTGGCTGTACACCGGTGATTTGGCTCGGATGGACGATGAAGGTTTCTTTTACATTCTCGACCGCCGCAAGGATCTGATTATAGCTGGAGGCTATAATATTTATCCGCGTGAGGTGGAGGAAGTACTGTTCGAGCATCCAGATGTAGAGGAAGCAGTGGTGGCAGGCATTAATGATCCTTATCGGGGTGAAAATGTAAAGGCTTACATCGTTCTCCGCAAGGGCTCTAAGGTTACAGAAAAGGATCTGAAAAGCTGGTGCAAAGAGCGTTTGGCAGTTTACAAAGTGCCAAAAATTTACGAGTTCAGGGATTCTCTGCCGAAAACGCTGGTAGGCAAGGTGCTGCGACGTAAGCTGATTGAGGAAGAAAATGAAAAGCTCGTGAATCAATCCAAAGTGGATTTGTAAGATCATCGTCGAAATGTTGTATAAGCATGAACATGCGTAACAGCAAAGGAGGTCGTTGGCAGATGGAGAACGCATCCGGCGGCAGTTTTCCGGATTTGGAGCTTCTGGAACGGGCTGCCAAAAATACGTTTTGGGAATTTATAGGCTGTGAAATTGTAGATCTTAACGAAAAACAGGTTGTGGTTTCGTTTGAGATCCAGCCTCATCATTTGAATCTTATTGGAATTTTGCACGGAGGTATGCATGCATCCGTTATTGATTCAGCTATGGGGATTATCGTGATGCTGGCCCGGCCTGGGGTCAGTGTCGTTACTGTGGGATTGAATATGAACTATGTGGCTCCGACGTCAGAAGGCCGTGTACTGGTGACAGCGGAGCTGATCCATAGCTCCCGCAAGCTAATTACAGCCCAGGCCTTTGCACGCAAAGAAAATGGGGATTTGCTGGCCTTTGGCACTGGAACCTTCCGGGTGCTGGATAAACCTATTCCTGGAGCTTGAGAAGAATATTAAAAAGGAGGAGCGGCATGACTATCAAGGAAGAGCTCCAGCAGCTTGCGGACCGGATGAATGCAAGACCGGAGCCCATCGAATCACTACATGCGATATATCGGTTCAACATAGGCGATAGCGGCATATTTCAGGTTTCTTTTGAGAACGCCAGAGCGATGGTGTCCGAGGAAGCTGCAGGGGCGGCTGATTGTACCATGACATTGTCAGAAAAGAATTTTCACAAGCTGCTCGAAGACGATTTGAACACAACACTGGCATTTATGACCGGATCGCTAAAGGTCGATGGCAAGATTGGACTCGCGCTGAAGCTTCAGGAAGTATTGAAGCAATACGTATAATCCGAATAAGCAAAAGCCCCGTTTCTCATGGATGAACCGAGAAACGGGGCTTTCTCTTGAATATGAAATAGATTATTAATCCATGATAGCTTCTGCCTCAATCTCAACCATTAACAGCGGGTCGATGAGAGCTTTAACTTCCACCATGGTTGCCACAGGTTGAATCGTTTTGAAGAATTCACCATGAGCCTTCCCAATTTCTTCCCATTTTGAGATATCCGTAACGAACATGCGTGTTCTGACTACGTCGGACATTTCAGCTCCCAATTCACTCAAAGCTTTTTTAATGGTTTGCAGAATGAATTTTGTTTGTTCATAGGGATTTCCAATGCCGATGACCTCTCCGCCCTTGCATAGCGGTTGTTCCAGCGACTTCAATTCTGTTTCCAATACGAATGGCACGGCAATAACCAACTTGGGATTCCCATGGGGAGCCTGTGAATACTTGTTCTCTGATCAAATCAATTCTCCTCCAACATCTCCAGTAGATTATATATTTAGCTTTGTTCATTACAACATATCATTCAAAAGATGTTGCTAGCGTCGGATGGAAGGCTGCTCACATGATCCAAATACGCGCTCACGCGCTGATCGTCCTGATGAGGATATTCATATCCAAAATGCGCCGCAACGAATAAGGCATTCTTGCGGAACAACCGGGTCATGGCGGTTAAGGCTCTCCATACATCTTCATAGCTTCCGTCCGCATAGGTAGAAAGGAGCTCGTTCCAGCTTTCTTCCGTCATATATTTCTGCAGGTACTTGCCATTTTTACCTGTACTCACCGAAAAATCCGTTTGAATGCCAACCTGCCATTCCAGCATTTTGAGCAGCATAGGTCCCATGATCTTTTGCAGGTGATCTTGGGCATAAAGGATTTCCTTTCTCCATAGTCCTTTGGCAACGTACGTAGACACCCACCAAAATTCATTGCAGCAATCTGCAAAGAATTCGGCCGAAGGCCGTTTTACCCAATAATCTTCATCACTAGGCGGGAGAACCTCCGGAAGCAATTGGTCCTTGTCGAGCAAAACAACAGTGAGCTTATCCTCTTGGCAGTATATATCTTTTTCTGCGACAGGTATCAGCATGAGATCGATCCGATTGCCGTCCGTAAAAAGCATTAAATACGTAAAGCGGTCGCCAAGCGTCGGTGGAAATAAACTCATATTTTCCGGCGTTTGCATAATTATCCGCTCTCCAAACACGTCTACCCATCGAGGATCATGAAGAAAAGATTCCATTTCGGAAACAAGATAGACAATATCAAAATCCTGAAATGGATCCACAGGGGCATTTGGATTGGTACGTGAGCCGTTCATGGCAACTGCACGAATTCGATCGTCTTTGTTTGCAACGTTTAGGATTAATTCCATCATTTCTTGCTTTGTTCTCATTTATTTCCCCTTCCTGGTCATTTGGGCAAGGACATCCCACTGCTCATGGGTTACCTGACGCAAGTCGTTAAATTGTCCTGCACCTTGAAGCCATTCACCTCCATCGATCGTGACAACCTCACCATTGATGTATGAGGCATAGTCGGAAACCAAAAAGGCAGCGAGATTCGCAAGCTCTTCTTTGTCCCCAACCCTTTTCATGGGAATCCGGTCCAGCATTTTTTCTTCAAGCTCCGGGGTAGGAGACAGCCGCGACCAAGCACCTTCGGTTGGAAAGGGACCTGGTGCAATGGCCACCTGACGTATGCCGTGCGGAGCCCATTCAACTGCAAGTGAGCGGGTGAGGGCAAGGACTCCGGCTTTTGCAGCCGCAGACGGCACAACATAACCCGATCCGCTGGAGGCATAGGTCGTAACAATATTCAGCATGGTGCCTGTGCGTTTTTGCTCAATCCAGCGTTTTCCTACTTCAAGGGTAGCATAGAAGGTGCCGTGCAGTACTATATTGAGAACTGCGTCCACGGCGCGTGGTGACAGTCTTTCGGTTGGACTGATAAAATTGCCGGCGGCATTGTTGACCAGAATATCGATCGCACCATAATGCTGCTCTACAGCATCCACCAAGGCACTGATTTGAGCGGGATCACGAACATCACATGGCTTGTAGAAGACACTGTAACCGTTTGCAGAAAGCTCATCGGAGGTTTGTTTTAATACTTCTTCCCGGCGGCCGGTAATGGCCAGCTTAGCCCCAAGCTTCACAAACTTCTCGCCCATGGCACGGCCGAGCCCCGTGGCTCCTCCGGTTACTAATACGACTTTGTCCTTTAGCAGATCATTCGAAAATGGCTCCATATAAAGACCTCCCTGATTCGCGACTGGAAATAAATAGAATACATGATTTAACTATAATGGAATTGCTGACACCTGTATAGCATAGTGACTTATATCGTAGAAATGAATTCTTTTCAAGCCGGGATGAGAAACGTACAATAGGTTCAAACCTGATTTTATGCGGTTTATCAGAACTCAAATAGATGCTAAAAATACTACGCGTGATTGCAGAGAGGAATGAACTTAATTTATGCCTGGACTACGTAACAAATGGGGCATTTTACAGGTCGTTAACATGGGAACGCTGATATCCACCCTTGATGTTGGCATTGTGAATGTTTCACTGCCTATTATGGCGCGTCAATTTTCGGTAACGCTTGCACAAATCCAGTGGGTGGCTACCATCTACCTGCTGACGATGGTCATATTGCTTCCTTTTATGGGGAAGCTGTCCGACCGTATGGAACGGCGCAAGGTGTACAGCTACGGTTTTCTGATCTTCGGGATCGGTTCGCTGTGCATCGCTGTTTCACACAGCTTTGTGCTTCTGCTGCTGTCACGGTGCCTCCAGGGTATTGGAGCCACGATGATTATGGCCAACAGTCAGGCCATGGTAAGACAGGCGTTTCCGGATCATGAACGGGGAAGAGCGCTCGGATACAATGCCATCGTCGTCTCGATTGGAACATTATCAGGACCGGCGCTGGGTGGACTGCTGCTTGAAGCCATGGATTGGACATGGCTCTTCTGGATCAATGTGCCGATTTCGCTGGCCGCATGCTGGCTTGGTTTCCGCTTGTTTCCACGAGAGAGCATGTCATCTGCCAGAAGTCCTTTTGATTATGTAGGCACCTTTTTATTAGGAGCGGGAGTCAGTCTGCTCATGCTGGCCTCGGAAGCTGTAAAAGATGGTTCCACCTCGCTCAAAGTGTGGCTGGAGGGAGGGAGCGGCATTCTGCTCCTTTGCGCACTGATTTTTCAGGCGAAAAAAATCGATTACGGCATTATCGACCGTGAACTTTTCCGTCATCGGAAGGTATGGCTCGGCAATTCAAGCTCGTTGATCATTAACCTGGCCCAGACCGCAACGCTGATTCCCATTACATTTTATCTGCAAAGCGAGCTTGGGTTTTCGGCTTGGTGGACAGGGGCTCTATTGATGCTTCAACCGCTGCTGATGGGGATCGTGGCCCCTTTTGCAGGCTGGTTCAGGGATAAGTATGGAGGGAGCTTTCCTATCCATGCCGGCGCGGTGTTATGTTCAGTTTCCATGCTTTTTGTTGTATTCATGCCGTCCATCACGGCCATGAGCGTCGGGCTGCACCTAGCCATTTTCGGCATCGGTACAGGTCTGTTTCATGCGACCAACAACGCCGAAGTCATGAGCGCGGCCCCCGCTGAAAAAAGCAGCCTGGCAGGCAGTTTGCTTGCACTTGTGCGTTATCTCGGTCAAATTGTGGGTATTGGACTTGCCACGCTGTTGGTTGGTACGATGGGAAGTCACTCA
Encoded here:
- a CDS encoding SCP2 sterol-binding domain-containing protein produces the protein MTIKEELQQLADRMNARPEPIESLHAIYRFNIGDSGIFQVSFENARAMVSEEAAGAADCTMTLSEKNFHKLLEDDLNTTLAFMTGSLKVDGKIGLALKLQEVLKQYV
- a CDS encoding aminoglycoside 6-adenylyltransferase — encoded protein: MRTKQEMMELILNVANKDDRIRAVAMNGSRTNPNAPVDPFQDFDIVYLVSEMESFLHDPRWVDVFGERIIMQTPENMSLFPPTLGDRFTYLMLFTDGNRIDLMLIPVAEKDIYCQEDKLTVVLLDKDQLLPEVLPPSDEDYWVKRPSAEFFADCCNEFWWVSTYVAKGLWRKEILYAQDHLQKIMGPMLLKMLEWQVGIQTDFSVSTGKNGKYLQKYMTEESWNELLSTYADGSYEDVWRALTAMTRLFRKNALFVAAHFGYEYPHQDDQRVSAYLDHVSSLPSDASNIF
- a CDS encoding AMP-binding protein, whose amino-acid sequence is MTSNPWLDQYPDEVPHSYDYPKQNLAKFLVDSAALYPQHIALDFMGKKITYSSLLQSVYRFANALNQLGVRKGERIAIMLPNCPQGVIAYYGTLLVGGIAVMTNPLYVPREIEHQLTDAGARIIVTLDALVERVKKAMEHHPMDYMIVTSIKDYLPFPKNVLYPIKAKKDGMAAQVEYGQRVLPFLSFLKNSSDAPFEVPVDAENDLALIQYTGGTTGFAKGVMLTHMNLVSNTIQAQLWFYRSKIAHEKYLAALPFFHVFGLTVLLNQAMYIAGTLILIPRFEINEVLKTIHKKKPTVFPGAPTMYIAVIHHPEVSSFDLSSIQICISGAAPLPVEVQERFEKLSGGKLTEGYGLTEASPVTHANNIWEKRKSGSIGIPFPDTSAKIVHSDTGEEMPLGEIGELIVKGPQVMKGYWNRPDDTERTLRDGWLYTGDLARMDDEGFFYILDRRKDLIIAGGYNIYPREVEEVLFEHPDVEEAVVAGINDPYRGENVKAYIVLRKGSKVTEKDLKSWCKERLAVYKVPKIYEFRDSLPKTLVGKVLRRKLIEEENEKLVNQSKVDL
- a CDS encoding PaaI family thioesterase, which gives rise to MENASGGSFPDLELLERAAKNTFWEFIGCEIVDLNEKQVVVSFEIQPHHLNLIGILHGGMHASVIDSAMGIIVMLARPGVSVVTVGLNMNYVAPTSEGRVLVTAELIHSSRKLITAQAFARKENGDLLAFGTGTFRVLDKPIPGA
- a CDS encoding MFS transporter; the encoded protein is MPGLRNKWGILQVVNMGTLISTLDVGIVNVSLPIMARQFSVTLAQIQWVATIYLLTMVILLPFMGKLSDRMERRKVYSYGFLIFGIGSLCIAVSHSFVLLLLSRCLQGIGATMIMANSQAMVRQAFPDHERGRALGYNAIVVSIGTLSGPALGGLLLEAMDWTWLFWINVPISLAACWLGFRLFPRESMSSARSPFDYVGTFLLGAGVSLLMLASEAVKDGSTSLKVWLEGGSGILLLCALIFQAKKIDYGIIDRELFRHRKVWLGNSSSLIINLAQTATLIPITFYLQSELGFSAWWTGALLMLQPLLMGIVAPFAGWFRDKYGGSFPIHAGAVLCSVSMLFVVFMPSITAMSVGLHLAIFGIGTGLFHATNNAEVMSAAPAEKSSLAGSLLALVRYLGQIVGIGLATLLVGTMGSHSMAQESFGTPLRILFGICCLLCLAVAIAGRYLPKGKSHNHHLSAS
- a CDS encoding acetyl-CoA C-acyltransferase; this translates as MREAVIVSMARTAIGRAKKGSLAQTRADDLGKAVLEAVIDRAPGLQKEDVEDIIIGCAMPEGEQGLNFARIMSLYAGFPVTVPALTINRFCSSGLQSIAFAAERIMLGSADILIAGGVESMSHVPMTGFKVSPNPKLVAEMPEVYIGMGHTAEEVAERFSISREEQDRFAARSHEKAAKAIAEGKFLDEIIPVQTELKSVDGRGKVQTKSFTFQVDEGVRPDTTPEGLSKLRPAFKLNGTVTAGNASQTSDGAAAVVVMSREKADALGLKPLATFRSFALSGVEPEIMGVGPVKAIPKALQMAGITQDDVKIFEINEAFASQCVHIIRELGIDEDKVNVNGGAIALGHPLGCTGTKLTTTLINELRRQGGGFGVVSMCIGGGMGAAGVFEVYPE
- a CDS encoding acyl-CoA dehydrogenase family protein gives rise to the protein MSTTMNKVVGGSYIIEDTDFTQIVTPEDFTEEHRMIAETTAEFVAGEIVPHDEEIEKLNYELTVDKMRKAGELGLLGADVPEAYGGLGLDKVSSTLINENLTKASAFALSIGAHVGIGTLPIVYFGTEEQKQKYLPLLATGEKIAAYCLTEPSSGSDALGAKTTATLSDDGEYYLLNGTKQFITNAGFADLFIVYAKVNGKDFSTFIVERTMEGVSIGPEEKKMGIKGSSTCQLILEDVKVPVENLLWEVGKGHLIAFNILNIGRFKLAAGCVGASKDTIELAAEYANERTQFGRKISSFPLLGKKLADMNTKAFVLESMVYRTAGLFDVGLADVDHSSPEVGYQSAKAIAEYQLECSINKVFGSEVLDFIVDEGVQIHGGYGFTQEYRVERNYRDSRINRIFEGTNEINRLLIPGALIKKAMKGGLPLMQKAMALQSELMEPIPNQLFDGTLEQEAHLLKMSKKIFLMCGAGAVQKYQLKLEDEQEILSDLADMMISVFAMESALLRTQKMIDRSGEDKAKLAIQMTTVFIHEEFAKIENWAKEVLAAMESGDTLRTQLSVLKKLVRKSPIDALGIKREIAAKVIDAEAYVL
- a CDS encoding SDR family oxidoreductase; protein product: MEPFSNDLLKDKVVLVTGGATGLGRAMGEKFVKLGAKLAITGRREEVLKQTSDELSANGYSVFYKPCDVRDPAQISALVDAVEQHYGAIDILVNNAAGNFISPTERLSPRAVDAVLNIVLHGTFYATLEVGKRWIEQKRTGTMLNIVTTYASSGSGYVVPSAAAKAGVLALTRSLAVEWAPHGIRQVAIAPGPFPTEGAWSRLSPTPELEEKMLDRIPMKRVGDKEELANLAAFLVSDYASYINGEVVTIDGGEWLQGAGQFNDLRQVTHEQWDVLAQMTRKGK
- a CDS encoding 3-hydroxyacyl-CoA dehydrogenase/enoyl-CoA hydratase family protein — translated: MNKSIRKAAVIGSGIMGSGIAAHLANVGIPCLLLDMVPKQLTEEETAKGLTLENPAVRNRLASSAIAKLAKTKPAPLFDNSFADRITPGNLDDHLSQLAQVDWIIEVVVENLEVKKGLLQKIEGVWTPGTIVSSNTSGISINDMAADCNENFKKHFMGTHFFNPPRYMKLLEIIPGDHTDPELVIFMKGFCEKVLGKGVVLAKDTPNFIGNRIGTYGLLVTLKEMTENGYTVEEVDAVTGPAMGRPKSATFRTLDLVGLDTFVHVADNVYNNVTDENELSVFTVPLVMKSMVEKGWLGEKSGQGFYLKKKNAGGSEILALDLTTMDYVPQKKPKSASLEAAKLAKGAKEKTKAILAAKDRYSDLAWNILKQVLIYSAEKVGEISDSIQEIDDAMKWGFSWELGPFETWDAIGLKRSVERMEAEGLTVPAWVKDWIAAGHTSFYKQEEGKLYSIHIGSSAYKEVEFAPEIINLRSLKEQNKIIKGNSGASLIDLGDGVTCLEFHSPNNAIGEDILTMITQSLEEVRKNYKGMVIANQGRNFCVGANIMLLLMEAQDEEWDEINDIIHLFQNTMYKVKRFEKPVVAAPHRMCLGGGVEACMPADQVVASAETYYGLVEVGVGLIPAGGGCKEFTLRASQHANVQGVDLQPYINHVFQTVGTATVSSSGYDAKKLGYLRPSDRVVANQDFSIYEAKQSVLGLANADYKPIPEEKICVVGSEGKAVLQLGAIDMKRGGYISDHDLLIAKKLAHVLAGGDVPAGSLVTEQYMLDLEREAFLSLCGEPKTQQRMHHMLTKGKALRN